One Microbacterium esteraromaticum genomic window carries:
- a CDS encoding DUF2017 domain-containing protein has translation MTVTISIAWIEGRNLLLLIDEFIGLVEGPRSPADPALARLTPIAYPDDDVAAAEFRRGTSDQLLDRRRRDAEEVRADLAGFAGEQDDSRDVLEAHDVVLAAARVDPWLRTLAAIRLVVASRLGIDRDDRHAVDDPRFHVYDWLGYRLEDLIQRADAIDQQGTSSATE, from the coding sequence GTGACCGTCACCATCTCGATCGCCTGGATCGAAGGCCGCAACCTCCTGCTCCTGATCGATGAGTTCATCGGGCTCGTCGAGGGTCCGCGCAGCCCGGCCGATCCTGCTCTGGCCCGGCTGACGCCCATCGCCTACCCCGACGACGATGTCGCCGCGGCGGAGTTTCGTCGCGGCACCAGCGACCAGCTGCTCGACCGACGTCGCAGGGATGCCGAGGAGGTACGCGCCGATCTGGCGGGCTTCGCGGGCGAGCAGGACGACTCCCGCGACGTGCTCGAAGCTCACGACGTCGTGCTCGCGGCCGCGCGCGTAGACCCGTGGCTGCGCACCCTCGCGGCGATCCGACTGGTCGTGGCATCTCGTCTCGGCATCGACCGCGATGATCGGCACGCGGTCGATGACCCGCGCTTCCACGTGTACGACTGGCTCGGCTACCGCCTCGAGGATCTCATCCAGCGGGCCGACGCGATCGACCAGCAGGGCACCAGCAGCGCTACGGAGTGA
- a CDS encoding alpha/beta fold hydrolase — translation MPVASPYAARLAEIPVERREVQVLGSTTAYWVYGDADAHEEPQTIIAVHGFRGEHHGLEPVVAYLPGIRIISPDLPGFGETPPIPGREHDLGLYAGWLCEFARTVAPGAIILGHSFGSIVSSAAVASGLETPRLILINPIGAPALEGPKGLLTRLAVLYYSLGARLPQQLGTALLRHPLIVRVMSIAMAKTRDPALRRFIHDQHDTYFSLFADRDVLHDAFVTSVSHDVRAFAGVIDVPTLLIAAQRDDITPIEAERRLAMMFPQAELVEIAEVGHLIHYETPAEAAGAIRRFLRLPVVRGR, via the coding sequence ATGCCCGTCGCCTCGCCGTATGCCGCCCGTCTCGCCGAGATCCCGGTCGAGAGGCGTGAGGTGCAGGTGCTCGGCTCGACGACGGCGTACTGGGTCTACGGCGACGCCGACGCGCACGAGGAGCCGCAGACGATCATCGCCGTTCACGGCTTCAGGGGGGAGCACCACGGACTCGAGCCGGTCGTGGCATACCTGCCCGGCATCCGGATCATCTCGCCCGACCTCCCCGGTTTCGGAGAGACGCCGCCGATCCCCGGCCGCGAGCACGATCTCGGTCTCTACGCCGGCTGGCTGTGCGAGTTCGCGAGAACGGTCGCGCCAGGCGCGATCATCCTCGGGCACTCGTTCGGATCGATCGTCTCCTCCGCTGCAGTCGCGAGCGGGCTCGAGACGCCTCGGCTCATCCTGATCAACCCGATCGGCGCACCTGCGCTGGAAGGGCCGAAAGGGCTGCTCACGCGCCTGGCCGTGCTGTACTACTCACTCGGAGCGCGCCTGCCCCAGCAGCTGGGCACGGCGCTGCTCCGCCACCCGCTGATCGTACGGGTGATGAGCATCGCGATGGCGAAGACCCGCGATCCTGCGCTTCGCCGATTCATCCACGACCAGCACGACACCTACTTCTCGCTCTTCGCCGACCGCGATGTGCTCCATGACGCCTTCGTGACCAGCGTCTCGCATGATGTTCGGGCGTTCGCGGGGGTCATCGACGTTCCGACGCTCCTCATCGCGGCGCAACGCGACGACATCACGCCGATCGAGGCGGAACGGCGTCTCGCGATGATGTTCCCTCAGGCGGAGCTGGTGGAGATCGCCGAGGTCGGTCATCTCATCCATTACGAGACCCCGGCCGAGGCGGCGGGGGCGATCCGTCGCTTCCTCAGGCTTCCCGTCGTGCGAGGCCGATGA
- a CDS encoding Lrp/AsnC family transcriptional regulator — protein sequence MPALDRTDLELLTALAEDPRTTVVKLADRLRLSRNTIQARMARLEQTGVFESYERSYSTEVLGFPLQAFISIGVRQTELPRIISELSRVPEIVQAHGLSGSIDLLARVACRDARHLFDTDARILSIEGVERTETSLAMGEVIPFRVAGLIGLARREA from the coding sequence ATGCCCGCCCTGGATCGCACCGACCTCGAACTGCTCACCGCTCTCGCGGAGGACCCGCGCACGACCGTCGTGAAGCTCGCCGACAGGCTTCGGCTGTCGCGCAACACCATTCAGGCTCGGATGGCACGGCTCGAGCAGACAGGGGTGTTCGAGTCGTACGAGAGGTCCTACTCGACCGAGGTGCTCGGTTTCCCGCTGCAGGCCTTCATCAGCATCGGGGTGCGGCAGACCGAGCTGCCCCGCATCATCAGCGAGTTGTCACGGGTGCCGGAGATCGTCCAGGCTCACGGGCTCAGCGGGTCGATCGACCTGCTTGCGCGAGTGGCGTGCCGTGATGCGCGTCACCTGTTCGACACCGACGCTCGGATCCTGTCGATCGAAGGGGTCGAGCGCACCGAGACCTCGCTCGCGATGGGCGAGGTCATCCCGTTCCGGGTGGCGGGGCTCATCGGCCTCGCACGACGGGAAGCCTGA
- a CDS encoding thiamine pyrophosphate-dependent dehydrogenase E1 component subunit alpha: MSPHTTPIVDSQNDLELTERVIAPDGTRVPNPQLDRWIDDIDFQAMRDLHRDMVVLRRIDSEGVALQRQGQLGLWAPCNGQEAAQIGTGRALAQKDFVFPSYRETGVMYTRGAEPGDYVRMWRGEEGAAYDPARLGIAPLQIIIGAQTLHAVGYGMGILHDGTDEVAVTYFGDGATSQGDVNEAMIFASSYRAPVVFVCQNNHWAISEPVGLQSQYPLAGRAPGFGIPSLRVDGNDVLACMAAMRWALDHARSGKGPAYLEAVTYRMGPHTTADDPKRYRDDAELALWRERDPIARLEAHLRAAGELTDEHLEEVQQAADDIAREMRAACIGMQTRPALAVFDRVYAEPHSGLQRQRDEYASYLASFEEA, encoded by the coding sequence ATGTCACCGCACACCACCCCGATCGTCGACTCGCAGAACGATCTCGAGCTCACGGAGCGCGTCATCGCTCCGGACGGCACTCGCGTGCCCAACCCCCAGCTGGACCGCTGGATCGACGATATCGACTTCCAGGCGATGCGCGATCTGCACCGCGACATGGTCGTGCTGCGCCGCATCGATTCAGAGGGCGTCGCGCTGCAGCGCCAGGGCCAGCTCGGCCTGTGGGCACCGTGCAACGGTCAGGAGGCGGCGCAGATCGGCACGGGCCGCGCGCTGGCTCAGAAGGACTTCGTGTTCCCCAGCTACCGCGAGACCGGAGTGATGTACACGCGCGGCGCCGAGCCCGGCGACTACGTCCGCATGTGGCGGGGCGAGGAGGGCGCGGCGTACGACCCCGCCCGACTCGGGATCGCCCCGCTGCAGATCATCATCGGCGCGCAGACCCTTCATGCCGTCGGCTATGGCATGGGAATCCTGCACGACGGCACCGACGAGGTGGCCGTCACCTACTTCGGCGACGGCGCAACCAGCCAGGGCGACGTCAACGAGGCCATGATCTTCGCGTCGTCGTACCGCGCACCCGTCGTGTTCGTCTGCCAGAACAACCACTGGGCCATCTCGGAGCCGGTCGGTCTGCAGTCGCAGTACCCGCTGGCGGGCCGTGCACCCGGCTTCGGCATCCCGAGCCTGCGCGTCGACGGAAACGACGTGCTCGCGTGCATGGCGGCGATGCGCTGGGCGCTCGACCACGCGCGCTCCGGCAAGGGCCCCGCGTACCTCGAGGCGGTCACCTATCGCATGGGGCCGCACACCACCGCCGACGACCCGAAGCGCTACCGCGACGACGCCGAGCTCGCCCTGTGGCGCGAGCGCGATCCGATCGCGCGCCTCGAGGCGCACCTGCGCGCCGCCGGAGAGCTGACCGACGAGCACCTCGAAGAGGTGCAGCAGGCGGCAGACGACATCGCGCGCGAGATGCGCGCGGCATGCATCGGCATGCAGACCCGACCTGCCCTCGCCGTCTTCGACCGCGTCTACGCCGAGCCGCACTCCGGCCTGCAGCGCCAGCGCGACGAGTACGCCTCGTACCTCGCCTCGTTCGAGGAGGCCTGA
- the orn gene encoding oligoribonuclease, translated as MVSATENDRLVWIDCEMTGLDLSVDELVEIAVVVTDFELNLLDPGFQIVIKPGDAALAHMNEFVTNMHRTSGLIDEIPNGVTLAEAEEQTLAYIKRFVPLERRAPLAGNTIGTDRMFLAKYMQDVDQYLHYRNVDVSSVKELSRRWYPRVFFQAPEKNGGHRALADILESIRELRYYRSAVFIDAPGPSSEQARDIAARTVSEFTPNM; from the coding sequence ATGGTTTCTGCGACTGAGAACGACCGGCTCGTCTGGATCGACTGCGAGATGACGGGCCTCGACCTCTCGGTCGACGAGCTCGTCGAGATCGCCGTCGTCGTCACCGACTTCGAGCTGAACCTGCTCGATCCCGGCTTTCAGATCGTCATCAAGCCAGGCGACGCGGCGCTCGCACACATGAACGAGTTCGTCACGAACATGCACCGCACCTCGGGCCTGATCGACGAGATCCCGAACGGCGTGACGCTCGCCGAGGCCGAAGAGCAGACGCTCGCCTACATCAAGCGCTTCGTGCCGCTCGAACGCAGAGCACCTCTCGCGGGGAACACGATCGGCACCGACCGCATGTTCCTCGCGAAGTACATGCAGGACGTCGACCAGTACCTGCACTATCGCAACGTCGACGTGTCGAGCGTGAAGGAGCTGTCGCGCCGCTGGTACCCGCGAGTCTTCTTCCAGGCGCCCGAGAAGAACGGCGGTCACCGCGCCCTCGCCGACATCCTCGAGTCGATCCGCGAGCTGCGCTACTACCGCTCGGCGGTGTTCATCGACGCTCCCGGACCGTCGTCCGAGCAGGCTCGCGACATCGCAGCGCGCACGGTGTCAGAGTTCACCCCGAACATGTAA
- a CDS encoding metallopeptidase family protein, protein MEMSEEAFEALVIDELDRLPDDMVDGLDNVVFVVEDEPDDGSDLFGLYEGFALTERGQYGMGELPDRIIVYRRAHLGACADEHALRDEVHTTLVHEIAHFYGLDDEQLHELGWA, encoded by the coding sequence ATGGAGATGTCCGAAGAGGCGTTCGAGGCCCTCGTCATCGATGAACTCGACAGGCTGCCCGATGACATGGTCGACGGGCTCGACAATGTCGTGTTCGTCGTGGAGGACGAGCCGGATGACGGCAGTGACCTGTTCGGGCTCTACGAGGGCTTCGCCCTCACCGAGCGCGGGCAGTACGGCATGGGCGAGCTGCCCGATCGGATCATCGTCTATCGCCGTGCACACCTCGGGGCCTGTGCCGACGAGCACGCGCTCCGCGACGAGGTGCACACGACCCTCGTGCACGAGATAGCGCACTTCTACGGTCTCGACGACGAGCAGCTGCACGAGCTGGGGTGGGCATGA
- the gatC gene encoding Asp-tRNA(Asn)/Glu-tRNA(Gln) amidotransferase subunit GatC, which produces MSEITPDLVRHLGVLARIQLSDDEVTQLTGQLDAIVDNIAKVSEVATPDVVATSHPIAMSNVYRPDEVGQTLTLEQTLQNAPDAADGRFRVTAILGEEQ; this is translated from the coding sequence GTGTCTGAAATCACCCCTGATCTTGTGCGCCATCTCGGCGTGCTCGCGCGCATCCAGCTCTCCGACGACGAGGTGACTCAGCTGACCGGTCAGCTCGACGCCATCGTCGACAACATCGCCAAGGTGTCAGAGGTGGCGACGCCCGACGTTGTCGCCACGAGCCACCCGATCGCGATGAGCAACGTCTACCGCCCCGACGAGGTCGGCCAGACCCTGACGCTCGAGCAGACCCTGCAGAACGCTCCGGATGCCGCCGATGGCCGCTTCCGCGTCACCGCCATCCTGGGAGAAGAGCAGTGA
- the gatA gene encoding Asp-tRNA(Asn)/Glu-tRNA(Gln) amidotransferase subunit GatA: MSDIIRLTAAELGEKIAAGEISSVEATQAHLDRIAQIDGDVHAFLHVNEHALAAAAEVDARRASGEQLGPIAGVPLAVKDVLVTTDMPSTSGSKILEGYMSPFDATVVARSRAAGLIALGKTNMDEFAMGSSTEHSAYGPTRNPWDLDRIPGGSGGGSAAAVAAFEAPLALGSDTGGSIRQPAHVTGTVGIKPTYGGVSRYGAIALASSLDQVGPVTRTVLDAGLLHDVIGGHDPKDSTSLPQDWPSFAAAAREGATGQVLKGLKVGVIRELPDSGFQAGVAASFRESLALMEAQGAEIVEISAPHFEYGVAAYYLILPAEASSNLAKFDSVRFGLRVTPEGGATVEDVMSATREAGFGPEVKRRIILGTYALSAGYYDAYYGSAQKVRTLIQRDFDEAFAQVDVIATPSAPTTAFRIGEKIDDPLQMYLNDLTTIPANLAGVPGISIPSGLASEDGLPVGIQFLAPAHEDARLYRVGAALEAVLVDSWGAPLLARAPQLLGGTR; encoded by the coding sequence GTGAGCGACATCATCCGCCTTACCGCCGCCGAGCTCGGCGAGAAGATCGCAGCCGGTGAGATCTCCAGCGTCGAGGCGACGCAGGCTCACCTCGACCGCATCGCCCAGATCGACGGCGATGTGCACGCCTTCCTCCACGTGAACGAGCACGCCCTCGCCGCAGCCGCCGAGGTGGATGCACGACGTGCGTCCGGCGAGCAGCTCGGCCCGATCGCCGGGGTGCCGCTCGCGGTCAAGGACGTGCTGGTGACGACGGACATGCCCTCCACGAGCGGTTCGAAGATCCTCGAGGGGTACATGTCGCCCTTCGACGCCACCGTCGTGGCGCGCTCGCGCGCAGCCGGTCTGATCGCCCTGGGCAAGACCAACATGGACGAGTTCGCGATGGGGTCCTCCACCGAGCACTCGGCATACGGGCCGACGCGCAACCCGTGGGACCTCGACCGGATCCCCGGCGGATCGGGCGGCGGCTCGGCCGCGGCTGTCGCCGCCTTCGAGGCGCCGCTCGCCCTCGGCTCGGACACAGGCGGCTCGATCCGCCAGCCGGCGCACGTCACGGGGACGGTCGGCATCAAGCCCACCTACGGTGGTGTCAGCCGCTACGGCGCGATCGCTCTCGCATCCAGCCTCGACCAGGTCGGACCCGTCACCCGCACCGTGCTCGACGCCGGCCTGCTGCACGATGTGATCGGCGGCCATGACCCGAAGGACTCCACCTCGCTGCCGCAGGACTGGCCGTCGTTCGCCGCCGCCGCTCGCGAGGGAGCGACAGGCCAGGTGCTCAAGGGACTCAAGGTCGGCGTGATCAGGGAGCTGCCCGACTCCGGTTTCCAGGCCGGCGTCGCGGCCTCGTTCCGCGAGTCCCTCGCGCTGATGGAGGCGCAGGGCGCGGAGATCGTCGAGATCTCGGCACCGCACTTCGAGTACGGCGTCGCCGCCTACTACCTCATCCTCCCCGCCGAGGCATCCAGCAACCTCGCGAAGTTCGACTCGGTGCGGTTCGGTCTGCGTGTGACCCCCGAAGGCGGAGCGACCGTCGAGGACGTCATGTCGGCCACGCGCGAGGCGGGATTCGGCCCCGAGGTCAAGCGTCGCATCATCCTCGGAACCTATGCACTCTCCGCCGGGTACTACGACGCCTATTACGGCAGCGCGCAGAAGGTGCGCACGCTGATCCAGCGTGACTTCGACGAGGCGTTCGCGCAGGTCGACGTCATCGCCACGCCCTCGGCTCCGACGACGGCGTTCAGGATCGGCGAGAAGATCGACGACCCTCTGCAGATGTACCTCAACGACCTCACGACGATTCCCGCGAACCTCGCGGGCGTCCCCGGCATCTCGATCCCCTCCGGCCTCGCGTCCGAGGACGGGCTGCCCGTCGGCATCCAGTTCCTCGCGCCCGCTCACGAGGACGCCCGTCTCTATCGCGTCGGCGCGGCCCTCGAGGCCGTGCTGGTCGACTCATGGGGCGCGCCTCTGCTCGCCCGTGCTCCGCAGCTGCTGGGAGGAACCCGCTGA
- the clpS gene encoding ATP-dependent Clp protease adapter ClpS: MSIPSSTPLLDEQLDEQLAAAPLVPWQLVVWDDPVNLMSYVVRVFRRYFGYSEEQATALMLAVHNDGHAVVATGPRETMEVHAQAMHDFGLWATVRRVPQ, from the coding sequence ATGAGCATCCCCTCCTCCACTCCCCTGCTCGACGAACAGCTCGACGAGCAGCTCGCCGCTGCGCCCCTGGTGCCTTGGCAGCTGGTGGTGTGGGATGACCCGGTGAACCTGATGAGCTACGTCGTGCGCGTCTTCCGCCGCTACTTCGGATACTCCGAGGAGCAGGCGACCGCCCTCATGCTCGCGGTGCACAACGACGGCCATGCCGTCGTCGCCACAGGTCCCCGCGAGACCATGGAGGTTCACGCGCAGGCGATGCACGACTTCGGACTATGGGCGACGGTCAGGCGGGTGCCGCAGTGA
- the gatB gene encoding Asp-tRNA(Asn)/Glu-tRNA(Gln) amidotransferase subunit GatB yields MATAKLMDFDKALELFEPVLGFEVHVELNTRTKMFSDAPNPANDEFHGAEPNTLIAPVDLGLPGSLPVVNETAVRSSISLGLALGCSIAESSRFARKNYFYPDLGKNYQISQYDEPIAFEGSVEVELEDGTLVTIPVERAHMEEDAGKLTHMGGATGRIQGAEYSLVDYNRAGVPLVEIVTKTIFGAEHRAPEYAKAYIAAIRDIVRGLGISEARLERGNLRCDANVSLRPRGQEKLGTRTETKNVNSMRSVERAVRYEIQRQAAILADGGTIIQETRHWHEDTGTTSPGRPKSDADDYRYFPEPDLLPVQPSRELVEELRAALPEQPVARRRRLKAEWGFTDLEFQDVRNGGLIDVVEATIAAGAAPAAARKWWTGEITRIANAQEREAAGLVAPEDVAALQKLVDAGTLTDKLARQVLEGVIAGEGSPQEVVDSRGLAVVSDDGALIAAIDEAFAAQPDVLAKIKDGKVQAAGAVIGAVMKAMKGQADAARVRELILERAAQ; encoded by the coding sequence ATGGCCACCGCCAAGCTCATGGACTTCGACAAGGCCCTCGAACTGTTCGAGCCCGTGCTCGGCTTCGAGGTGCACGTCGAGCTGAACACGCGCACGAAGATGTTCTCCGACGCGCCGAACCCGGCGAATGACGAGTTCCACGGCGCCGAGCCGAACACCCTCATCGCCCCGGTCGACCTCGGTCTGCCCGGCTCGCTTCCCGTGGTCAACGAGACCGCGGTGCGCTCGTCCATCAGCCTCGGCCTCGCGCTCGGATGCTCGATCGCCGAGTCCAGCCGGTTCGCGCGGAAGAACTACTTCTATCCCGACCTCGGCAAGAACTACCAGATCTCGCAGTACGACGAGCCGATCGCGTTCGAGGGCTCCGTCGAGGTCGAGCTCGAGGACGGCACGCTCGTGACGATCCCGGTCGAGCGCGCTCACATGGAGGAGGACGCAGGCAAGCTCACGCACATGGGTGGGGCCACCGGGCGGATCCAGGGCGCTGAGTACTCGCTGGTCGACTACAACCGCGCGGGTGTGCCGCTCGTCGAGATCGTCACGAAGACGATCTTCGGCGCCGAGCACCGTGCTCCGGAGTATGCGAAGGCATACATCGCGGCGATCCGCGACATCGTGCGCGGCCTCGGCATCTCGGAAGCTCGTCTCGAGCGAGGCAACCTGCGCTGCGACGCGAACGTGTCGCTGCGACCTCGCGGCCAGGAGAAGCTTGGCACCCGCACCGAGACCAAGAACGTCAACTCGATGCGCTCGGTCGAGCGCGCAGTGCGCTACGAGATCCAGCGTCAGGCCGCGATCCTCGCAGACGGCGGCACCATCATCCAGGAGACGCGTCACTGGCACGAGGACACCGGCACGACCTCACCGGGCCGCCCGAAGTCCGACGCCGACGACTACCGCTACTTCCCGGAGCCCGATCTGCTGCCCGTGCAGCCGTCGCGTGAGCTCGTCGAAGAGCTTCGCGCCGCGCTGCCCGAGCAGCCCGTCGCCCGCCGCCGTCGTCTGAAGGCGGAGTGGGGCTTCACCGATCTGGAGTTCCAGGACGTGCGCAACGGCGGGCTGATCGACGTGGTCGAGGCGACGATCGCCGCAGGCGCCGCACCCGCAGCCGCGCGCAAGTGGTGGACGGGAGAGATCACCCGCATCGCGAATGCGCAGGAGCGCGAGGCCGCCGGTCTCGTCGCCCCGGAGGATGTGGCGGCTCTGCAGAAGCTGGTGGATGCCGGAACCCTGACCGACAAGCTCGCCAGGCAGGTGCTCGAGGGGGTCATCGCGGGAGAGGGATCTCCGCAGGAGGTCGTCGACTCCCGGGGCCTCGCCGTCGTGTCCGACGACGGAGCGCTCATCGCGGCCATCGACGAGGCGTTCGCCGCGCAGCCCGATGTGCTCGCGAAGATCAAGGACGGCAAGGTCCAGGCCGCCGGCGCGGTGATCGGCGCCGTCATGAAGGCCATGAAGGGCCAGGCAGATGCGGCTCGCGTCCGCGAGCTCATCCTCGAACGGGCGGCTCAGTAG
- the dinB gene encoding DNA polymerase IV, with translation MGRGDGSGRMVSPEGADDSGTGILHVDMDAFYAAVEVLHDPSLRGLPLIIGGSDGRSVVSSASYEARRFGVRSAMPVGQALRLCPTARVVPPDFTRYRAVSTQVMEIFQSITPLVEPLSIDEAFLDVRGVRRLWGSPGEIAGLIRRRVRDEVGITCSVGVAATKHVAKMASTVSKPDGMLVVPAAHTQEFLDPRPVVAMWGVGPKAAEALQRRGIRLIRDVREAPPEALERAVGPALGQRMRDLARGRDPRVVETERVEKSIGHEETFDRDIGDLDLLRSELLRLADRVGARLRSSGWQAGAVSIKIRFADFTTLSRTVSLPEPTDVGQRIGETAVALFAQIERRDPLRLVGVRAERLRPAGASATALWDDDEDQRRLEGTLDDARARFGIGMITRARHVGASERGPQHGPQPRPFSRD, from the coding sequence ATGGGACGCGGTGACGGATCGGGACGCATGGTCTCGCCGGAAGGCGCTGATGACAGCGGCACGGGAATCCTGCACGTCGACATGGACGCCTTCTATGCGGCCGTCGAGGTGCTGCACGACCCTTCGCTGCGGGGACTCCCGCTGATCATCGGCGGCTCGGACGGGCGCTCGGTCGTGTCGAGCGCATCGTACGAGGCCCGCCGATTCGGCGTGCGAAGTGCGATGCCGGTCGGCCAGGCACTCCGACTGTGCCCGACCGCACGCGTGGTACCACCCGACTTCACCCGGTATCGGGCGGTGTCCACTCAGGTGATGGAGATCTTCCAGAGCATCACTCCGCTCGTCGAACCGCTCTCCATCGACGAGGCATTCCTCGACGTGCGCGGTGTGCGGCGGCTTTGGGGGAGTCCAGGCGAGATCGCGGGACTCATCCGGCGCCGGGTGCGCGATGAGGTCGGCATCACCTGCAGCGTCGGGGTGGCGGCCACGAAGCACGTCGCGAAGATGGCATCCACCGTCTCGAAACCCGACGGGATGCTCGTGGTTCCCGCGGCGCACACCCAGGAGTTCCTCGATCCGCGCCCGGTGGTCGCGATGTGGGGCGTGGGCCCGAAGGCCGCAGAGGCGCTCCAGCGCCGCGGCATCCGGCTCATCCGCGATGTCCGTGAGGCGCCGCCAGAGGCACTCGAGAGGGCGGTCGGGCCCGCACTGGGCCAGCGCATGCGCGACCTCGCCCGCGGCAGGGACCCGCGTGTCGTCGAGACGGAGCGGGTGGAGAAGAGCATCGGGCACGAAGAGACATTCGACCGCGACATCGGCGATCTCGACCTGCTGCGCTCTGAGCTGCTCCGCCTCGCCGACAGGGTCGGCGCGCGGCTGCGATCATCGGGCTGGCAGGCGGGAGCCGTCTCGATCAAGATCCGCTTCGCCGACTTCACCACTCTGAGCCGCACGGTCTCGCTGCCCGAGCCGACCGATGTCGGCCAGCGCATCGGCGAGACCGCGGTCGCGCTGTTCGCACAGATCGAGCGACGGGACCCGCTGCGTCTCGTCGGCGTCCGCGCCGAGAGGCTGCGTCCTGCGGGCGCGTCGGCAACGGCGCTGTGGGATGACGACGAAGACCAGCGTCGCCTCGAGGGGACCCTCGATGACGCGCGAGCGCGGTTCGGCATCGGCATGATCACCCGCGCACGACACGTCGGCGCTTCGGAACGCGGCCCTCAGCACGGGCCGCAGCCGCGTCCCTTCAGCCGGGACTGA